A single Cottoperca gobio chromosome 5, fCotGob3.1, whole genome shotgun sequence DNA region contains:
- the znf740a gene encoding gastrula zinc finger protein XlCGF57.1 isoform X4, translated as MSHLPSSSVRDHMKWAGLLGCEAVLSSMALMQASSMAAPPKKMMAPLGHVPPQRDGPDRAPQGHMILPSGMSCPPLLIRKEGEFQAPRLLDEKEMRANEDMQQKKKNRKSVTPCKGTGGDENGPSSKVQKNFICDHCYGAFRSGYHLKRHILIHTGEKPYACAVCDMRFIQRYHLERHSLIHTGVKPYACSMCDMRFFQRYHLERHRLTHTGVKPYACSMCDMRFFQRYHLARHSLTHTGVKPYACSMCDMRFFQRYHLARHSLTHTGVKPYACSMCDMRFFQRYHLARHTLTHTGVKPYACSMCDMRFFQRYHLARHSLTHTGVKPYACTMCDMRFIQRYQLERHSLTHTGVKPYACTMCDKRFFQRYHLARHSLTHMGVKPYACTMCDMKFFQRYHLARHSLTHTGVKPYACTMCDKRFFQRYHLARHSLTHMGVKPFACTMCDMRFVQRYHLARHSLTHTGVKPYACTMCDKRFFQRYHLARHSLTHMGVKPFACTMCDMRFVQRYHLARHSLTHTGVKPYACSMCDMRFIQRNHLERHSLTHTGEKPFACDMCDMRFIQRYHLERHKRVHSGEKPYQCERCQQNFSRTDRLLRHRRLCQGRGVAKVENQPCCEPRPYTQEPPPAPQTWSPLHPPPGRLAV; from the exons ATGTCACATCTGCCCAGCAGCTCAGTCCGCGACCATATGAAATGG GCGGGGCTGCTTGGCTGCGAGGCTGTCCTCTCCAGCATGGCCCTGATGCAGGCTAGCTCCATGGCCGCTCCGCCCAAAAAAATGATGGCTCCACTTGGCCATGTACCACCGCAGAGAGATGGACCTGACCGTGCTCCCCAGGGCCATATGATCCTACCCTCTGGAATGAGCTGTCCACCCCTG CTTATCCGGAAGGAAGGTGAATTCCAAGCTCCCCGCCTGCTGGATGAGAAGGAGATGAGGGCCAACGAGGACAtgcagcagaaaaaaaagaacaggaaATCAGTTACGCCCTGCAAA GGCACAGGTGGAGATGAGAATGGTCCATCATCCAAAGTGCAGAAAAACTTTATTTGTGATCACTGTTACGGAGCATTTAGGAGTGGATACCACCTGAAGAGACATATCCTCATTCATACAG GGGAGAAGCCGTATGCTTGTGCCGTATGTGACATGAGGTTTATTCAGCGTTACCACCTGGAGAGACACAGCCTGATTCACACGG gagtgaaGCCGTACGCTTGTTCCATGTGTGACATGAGGTTTTTCCAGCGTTACCacctggagagacacagacTCACTCATACGG GGGTGAAGCCGTACGCTTGCTCCATGTGTGACATGAGGTTCTTCCAACGTTACCATCTGGCAAGACACAGCCTCACTCATACTG GGGTGAAGCCATACGCTTGCTCCATGTGTGACATGAGATTTTTCCAACGCTACCACTTGGCAAGACACAGCCTCACTCACACGG gggtGAAGCCATATGCTTGCTCCATGTGTGACATGAGATTTTTCCAGAGATACCACCTGGCAAGACACACTCTCACCCATACGG GGGTGAAGCCGTACGCTTGCTCCATGTGTGACATGAGGTTCTTCCAGCGTTACCATTTGGCAAGACACAGCCTCACTCATACTG GAGTGAAGCCGTATGCTTGTACCATGTGTGACATGAGGTTTATACAACGTTACCAACTGGAAAGACACAGTCTTACTCATACGG gggtgAAGCCGTACGCTTGCACCATGTGTGACAAGAGGTTTTTTCAGCGCTACCACCTGGCGAGACACAGCCTCACTCATATGG GTGTGAAACCTTATGCTTGCACCATGTGTGACATGAAGTTTTTTCAGCGTTACCACCTGGCGAGACACAGCCTCACTCATACGG GTGTGAAACCTTATGCTTGCACCATGTGTGACAAGAGGTTTTTTCAGCGCTACCACCTGGCGAGACACAGCCTCACTCATATGG GTGTGAAACCTTTTGCTTGTACCATGTGTGACATGAGGTTTGTTCAGCGTTACCACCTGGCGAGACACAGCCTCACTCATACGG GTGTGAAACCTTATGCTTGCACCATGTGTGACAAGAGGTTTTTTCAGCGCTACCACCTGGCGAGACACAGCCTCACTCATATGG GTGTGAAACCTTTTGCTTGCACCATGTGTGACATGAGGTTTGTTCAGCGTTACCACCTGGCGAGACACAGCCTCACTCATACGG gggTGAAGCCGTATGCTTGTTCCATGTGTGACATGAGGTTTATTCAGCGTAACCACCTGGAGAGACACAGCCTCACTCATACGG GAGAGAAGCCATTTGCTTGTGACATGTGTGATATGAGGTTTATCCAGCGCTACCACCTTGAGAGACACAAGCGTGTCCATAGTGGGGAGAAGCCTTACCAGTGTGAGCGGTGCCAGCAG aaCTTTTCACGGACAGACCGGCTTTTGCGGCATCGGCGGTTGTGCCAGGGTCGCGGCGTAGCCAAAGTAGAGAATCAGCCATGCTGCGAACCACGCCCATACACCCAAGAACCCCCGCCCGCACCCCAAACCTGGAGTCCCCTGCACCCCCCTCCGGGCCGACTGGCGGTCTGA
- the znf740a gene encoding zinc finger protein 2 isoform X5: MSHLPSSSVRDHMKWAGLLGCEAVLSSMALMQASSMAAPPKKMMAPLGHVPPQRDGPDRAPQGHMILPSGMSCPPLVRTNFGNLIRKEGEFQAPRLLDEKEMRANEDMQQKKKNRKSVTPCKVREQEGRGGKGTGGDENGPSSKVQKNFICDHCYGAFRSGYHLKRHILIHTGEKPYACAVCDMRFIQRYHLERHSLIHTGVKPYACSMCDMRFFQRYHLERHRLTHTGVKPYACSMCDMRFFQRYHLARHSLTHTGVKPYACSMCDMRFFQRYHLARHSLTHTGVKPYACSMCDMRFFQRYHLARHTLTHTGVKPYACSMCDMRFFQRYHLARHSLTHTGVKPYACTMCDMRFIQRYQLERHSLTHTGVKPYACTMCDKRFFQRYHLARHSLTHMGVKPYACTMCDMKFFQRYHLARHSLTHTGVKPYACTMCDKRFFQRYHLARHSLTHMGVKPYACTMCDKRFFQRYHLARHSLTHMGVKPFACTMCDMRFVQRYHLARHSLTHTGVKPYACSMCDMRFIQRNHLERHSLTHTGEKPFACDMCDMRFIQRYHLERHKRVHSGEKPYQCERCQQNFSRTDRLLRHRRLCQGRGVAKVENQPCCEPRPYTQEPPPAPQTWSPLHPPPGRLAV, from the exons ATGTCACATCTGCCCAGCAGCTCAGTCCGCGACCATATGAAATGG GCGGGGCTGCTTGGCTGCGAGGCTGTCCTCTCCAGCATGGCCCTGATGCAGGCTAGCTCCATGGCCGCTCCGCCCAAAAAAATGATGGCTCCACTTGGCCATGTACCACCGCAGAGAGATGGACCTGACCGTGCTCCCCAGGGCCATATGATCCTACCCTCTGGAATGAGCTGTCCACCCCTGGTTAGGACCAACTTCGGAAAT CTTATCCGGAAGGAAGGTGAATTCCAAGCTCCCCGCCTGCTGGATGAGAAGGAGATGAGGGCCAACGAGGACAtgcagcagaaaaaaaagaacaggaaATCAGTTACGCCCTGCAAAGTGAGAGAACAAGAAGGAAGGGGAGGGAAG GGCACAGGTGGAGATGAGAATGGTCCATCATCCAAAGTGCAGAAAAACTTTATTTGTGATCACTGTTACGGAGCATTTAGGAGTGGATACCACCTGAAGAGACATATCCTCATTCATACAG GGGAGAAGCCGTATGCTTGTGCCGTATGTGACATGAGGTTTATTCAGCGTTACCACCTGGAGAGACACAGCCTGATTCACACGG gagtgaaGCCGTACGCTTGTTCCATGTGTGACATGAGGTTTTTCCAGCGTTACCacctggagagacacagacTCACTCATACGG GGGTGAAGCCGTACGCTTGCTCCATGTGTGACATGAGGTTCTTCCAACGTTACCATCTGGCAAGACACAGCCTCACTCATACTG GGGTGAAGCCATACGCTTGCTCCATGTGTGACATGAGATTTTTCCAACGCTACCACTTGGCAAGACACAGCCTCACTCACACGG gggtGAAGCCATATGCTTGCTCCATGTGTGACATGAGATTTTTCCAGAGATACCACCTGGCAAGACACACTCTCACCCATACGG GGGTGAAGCCGTACGCTTGCTCCATGTGTGACATGAGGTTCTTCCAGCGTTACCATTTGGCAAGACACAGCCTCACTCATACTG GAGTGAAGCCGTATGCTTGTACCATGTGTGACATGAGGTTTATACAACGTTACCAACTGGAAAGACACAGTCTTACTCATACGG gggtgAAGCCGTACGCTTGCACCATGTGTGACAAGAGGTTTTTTCAGCGCTACCACCTGGCGAGACACAGCCTCACTCATATGG GTGTGAAACCTTATGCTTGCACCATGTGTGACATGAAGTTTTTTCAGCGTTACCACCTGGCGAGACACAGCCTCACTCATACGG GTGTGAAACCTTATGCTTGCACCATGTGTGACAAGAGGTTTTTTCAGCGCTACCACCTGGCGAGACACAGCCTCACTCATATGG GTGTGAAACCTTATGCTTGCACCATGTGTGACAAGAGGTTTTTTCAGCGCTACCACCTGGCGAGACACAGCCTCACTCATATGG GTGTGAAACCTTTTGCTTGCACCATGTGTGACATGAGGTTTGTTCAGCGTTACCACCTGGCGAGACACAGCCTCACTCATACGG gggTGAAGCCGTATGCTTGTTCCATGTGTGACATGAGGTTTATTCAGCGTAACCACCTGGAGAGACACAGCCTCACTCATACGG GAGAGAAGCCATTTGCTTGTGACATGTGTGATATGAGGTTTATCCAGCGCTACCACCTTGAGAGACACAAGCGTGTCCATAGTGGGGAGAAGCCTTACCAGTGTGAGCGGTGCCAGCAG aaCTTTTCACGGACAGACCGGCTTTTGCGGCATCGGCGGTTGTGCCAGGGTCGCGGCGTAGCCAAAGTAGAGAATCAGCCATGCTGCGAACCACGCCCATACACCCAAGAACCCCCGCCCGCACCCCAAACCTGGAGTCCCCTGCACCCCCCTCCGGGCCGACTGGCGGTCTGA
- the znf740a gene encoding gastrula zinc finger protein XlCGF57.1 isoform X11, whose product MSHLPSSSVRDHMKWAGLLGCEAVLSSMALMQASSMAAPPKKMMAPLGHVPPQRDGPDRAPQGHMILPSGMSCPPLVRTNFGNLIRKEGEFQAPRLLDEKEMRANEDMQQKKKNRKSVTPCKVREQEGRGGKGTGGDENGPSSKVQKNFICDHCYGAFRSGYHLKRHILIHTGEKPYACAVCDMRFIQRYHLERHSLIHTGVKPYACSMCDMRFFQRYHLERHRLTHTGVKPYACSMCDMRFFQRYHLARHSLTHTGVKPYACSMCDMRFFQRYHLARHTLTHTGVKPYACSMCDMRFFQRYHLARHSLTHTGVKPYACTMCDMRFIQRYQLERHSLTHTGVKPYACTMCDKRFFQRYHLARHSLTHMGVKPYACTMCDMKFFQRYHLARHSLTHTGVKPYACTMCDKRFFQRYHLARHSLTHMGVKPFACTMCDMRFVQRYHLARHSLTHTGVKPYACTMCDKRFFQRYHLARHSLTHMGVKPFACTMCDMRFVQRYHLARHSLTHTGVKPYACSMCDMRFIQRNHLERHSLTHTGEKPFACDMCDMRFIQRYHLERHKRVHSGEKPYQCERCQQNFSRTDRLLRHRRLCQGRGVAKVENQPCCEPRPYTQEPPPAPQTWSPLHPPPGRLAV is encoded by the exons ATGTCACATCTGCCCAGCAGCTCAGTCCGCGACCATATGAAATGG GCGGGGCTGCTTGGCTGCGAGGCTGTCCTCTCCAGCATGGCCCTGATGCAGGCTAGCTCCATGGCCGCTCCGCCCAAAAAAATGATGGCTCCACTTGGCCATGTACCACCGCAGAGAGATGGACCTGACCGTGCTCCCCAGGGCCATATGATCCTACCCTCTGGAATGAGCTGTCCACCCCTGGTTAGGACCAACTTCGGAAAT CTTATCCGGAAGGAAGGTGAATTCCAAGCTCCCCGCCTGCTGGATGAGAAGGAGATGAGGGCCAACGAGGACAtgcagcagaaaaaaaagaacaggaaATCAGTTACGCCCTGCAAAGTGAGAGAACAAGAAGGAAGGGGAGGGAAG GGCACAGGTGGAGATGAGAATGGTCCATCATCCAAAGTGCAGAAAAACTTTATTTGTGATCACTGTTACGGAGCATTTAGGAGTGGATACCACCTGAAGAGACATATCCTCATTCATACAG GGGAGAAGCCGTATGCTTGTGCCGTATGTGACATGAGGTTTATTCAGCGTTACCACCTGGAGAGACACAGCCTGATTCACACGG gagtgaaGCCGTACGCTTGTTCCATGTGTGACATGAGGTTTTTCCAGCGTTACCacctggagagacacagacTCACTCATACGG GGGTGAAGCCATACGCTTGCTCCATGTGTGACATGAGATTTTTCCAACGCTACCACTTGGCAAGACACAGCCTCACTCACACGG gggtGAAGCCATATGCTTGCTCCATGTGTGACATGAGATTTTTCCAGAGATACCACCTGGCAAGACACACTCTCACCCATACGG GGGTGAAGCCGTACGCTTGCTCCATGTGTGACATGAGGTTCTTCCAGCGTTACCATTTGGCAAGACACAGCCTCACTCATACTG GAGTGAAGCCGTATGCTTGTACCATGTGTGACATGAGGTTTATACAACGTTACCAACTGGAAAGACACAGTCTTACTCATACGG gggtgAAGCCGTACGCTTGCACCATGTGTGACAAGAGGTTTTTTCAGCGCTACCACCTGGCGAGACACAGCCTCACTCATATGG GTGTGAAACCTTATGCTTGCACCATGTGTGACATGAAGTTTTTTCAGCGTTACCACCTGGCGAGACACAGCCTCACTCATACGG GTGTGAAACCTTATGCTTGCACCATGTGTGACAAGAGGTTTTTTCAGCGCTACCACCTGGCGAGACACAGCCTCACTCATATGG GTGTGAAACCTTTTGCTTGTACCATGTGTGACATGAGGTTTGTTCAGCGTTACCACCTGGCGAGACACAGCCTCACTCATACGG GTGTGAAACCTTATGCTTGCACCATGTGTGACAAGAGGTTTTTTCAGCGCTACCACCTGGCGAGACACAGCCTCACTCATATGG GTGTGAAACCTTTTGCTTGCACCATGTGTGACATGAGGTTTGTTCAGCGTTACCACCTGGCGAGACACAGCCTCACTCATACGG gggTGAAGCCGTATGCTTGTTCCATGTGTGACATGAGGTTTATTCAGCGTAACCACCTGGAGAGACACAGCCTCACTCATACGG GAGAGAAGCCATTTGCTTGTGACATGTGTGATATGAGGTTTATCCAGCGCTACCACCTTGAGAGACACAAGCGTGTCCATAGTGGGGAGAAGCCTTACCAGTGTGAGCGGTGCCAGCAG aaCTTTTCACGGACAGACCGGCTTTTGCGGCATCGGCGGTTGTGCCAGGGTCGCGGCGTAGCCAAAGTAGAGAATCAGCCATGCTGCGAACCACGCCCATACACCCAAGAACCCCCGCCCGCACCCCAAACCTGGAGTCCCCTGCACCCCCCTCCGGGCCGACTGGCGGTCTGA
- the znf740a gene encoding gastrula zinc finger protein XlCGF57.1 isoform X19, with the protein MSHLPSSSVRDHMKWAGLLGCEAVLSSMALMQASSMAAPPKKMMAPLGHVPPQRDGPDRAPQGHMILPSGMSCPPLVRTNFGNLIRKEGEFQAPRLLDEKEMRANEDMQQKKKNRKSVTPCKVREQEGRGGKGTGGDENGPSSKVQKNFICDHCYGAFRSGYHLKRHILIHTGVKPYACSMCDMRFFQRYHLERHRLTHTGVKPYACSMCDMRFFQRYHLARHSLTHTGVKPYACSMCDMRFFQRYHLARHTLTHTGVKPYACSMCDMRFFQRYHLARHSLTHTGVKPYACTMCDMRFIQRYQLERHSLTHTGVKPYACTMCDKRFFQRYHLARHSLTHMGVKPYACTMCDMKFFQRYHLARHSLTHTGVKPYACTMCDKRFFQRYHLARHSLTHMGVKPFACTMCDMRFVQRYHLARHSLTHTGVKPYACTMCDKRFFQRYHLARHSLTHMGVKPFACTMCDMRFVQRYHLARHSLTHTGVKPYACSMCDMRFIQRNHLERHSLTHTGEKPFACDMCDMRFIQRYHLERHKRVHSGEKPYQCERCQQNFSRTDRLLRHRRLCQGRGVAKVENQPCCEPRPYTQEPPPAPQTWSPLHPPPGRLAV; encoded by the exons ATGTCACATCTGCCCAGCAGCTCAGTCCGCGACCATATGAAATGG GCGGGGCTGCTTGGCTGCGAGGCTGTCCTCTCCAGCATGGCCCTGATGCAGGCTAGCTCCATGGCCGCTCCGCCCAAAAAAATGATGGCTCCACTTGGCCATGTACCACCGCAGAGAGATGGACCTGACCGTGCTCCCCAGGGCCATATGATCCTACCCTCTGGAATGAGCTGTCCACCCCTGGTTAGGACCAACTTCGGAAAT CTTATCCGGAAGGAAGGTGAATTCCAAGCTCCCCGCCTGCTGGATGAGAAGGAGATGAGGGCCAACGAGGACAtgcagcagaaaaaaaagaacaggaaATCAGTTACGCCCTGCAAAGTGAGAGAACAAGAAGGAAGGGGAGGGAAG GGCACAGGTGGAGATGAGAATGGTCCATCATCCAAAGTGCAGAAAAACTTTATTTGTGATCACTGTTACGGAGCATTTAGGAGTGGATACCACCTGAAGAGACATATCCTCATTCATACAG gagtgaaGCCGTACGCTTGTTCCATGTGTGACATGAGGTTTTTCCAGCGTTACCacctggagagacacagacTCACTCATACGG GGGTGAAGCCATACGCTTGCTCCATGTGTGACATGAGATTTTTCCAACGCTACCACTTGGCAAGACACAGCCTCACTCACACGG gggtGAAGCCATATGCTTGCTCCATGTGTGACATGAGATTTTTCCAGAGATACCACCTGGCAAGACACACTCTCACCCATACGG GGGTGAAGCCGTACGCTTGCTCCATGTGTGACATGAGGTTCTTCCAGCGTTACCATTTGGCAAGACACAGCCTCACTCATACTG GAGTGAAGCCGTATGCTTGTACCATGTGTGACATGAGGTTTATACAACGTTACCAACTGGAAAGACACAGTCTTACTCATACGG gggtgAAGCCGTACGCTTGCACCATGTGTGACAAGAGGTTTTTTCAGCGCTACCACCTGGCGAGACACAGCCTCACTCATATGG GTGTGAAACCTTATGCTTGCACCATGTGTGACATGAAGTTTTTTCAGCGTTACCACCTGGCGAGACACAGCCTCACTCATACGG GTGTGAAACCTTATGCTTGCACCATGTGTGACAAGAGGTTTTTTCAGCGCTACCACCTGGCGAGACACAGCCTCACTCATATGG GTGTGAAACCTTTTGCTTGTACCATGTGTGACATGAGGTTTGTTCAGCGTTACCACCTGGCGAGACACAGCCTCACTCATACGG GTGTGAAACCTTATGCTTGCACCATGTGTGACAAGAGGTTTTTTCAGCGCTACCACCTGGCGAGACACAGCCTCACTCATATGG GTGTGAAACCTTTTGCTTGCACCATGTGTGACATGAGGTTTGTTCAGCGTTACCACCTGGCGAGACACAGCCTCACTCATACGG gggTGAAGCCGTATGCTTGTTCCATGTGTGACATGAGGTTTATTCAGCGTAACCACCTGGAGAGACACAGCCTCACTCATACGG GAGAGAAGCCATTTGCTTGTGACATGTGTGATATGAGGTTTATCCAGCGCTACCACCTTGAGAGACACAAGCGTGTCCATAGTGGGGAGAAGCCTTACCAGTGTGAGCGGTGCCAGCAG aaCTTTTCACGGACAGACCGGCTTTTGCGGCATCGGCGGTTGTGCCAGGGTCGCGGCGTAGCCAAAGTAGAGAATCAGCCATGCTGCGAACCACGCCCATACACCCAAGAACCCCCGCCCGCACCCCAAACCTGGAGTCCCCTGCACCCCCCTCCGGGCCGACTGGCGGTCTGA
- the znf740a gene encoding zinc finger protein 2 isoform X26: MSHLPSSSVRDHMKWAGLLGCEAVLSSMALMQASSMAAPPKKMMAPLGHVPPQRDGPDRAPQGHMILPSGMSCPPLVRTNFGNLIRKEGEFQAPRLLDEKEMRANEDMQQKKKNRKSVTPCKVREQEGRGGKGTGGDENGPSSKVQKNFICDHCYGAFRSGYHLKRHILIHTGEKPYACAVCDMRFIQRYHLERHSLIHTGVKPYACSMCDMRFFQRYHLERHRLTHTGVKPYACSMCDMRFFQRYHLARHSLTHTGVKPYACSMCDMRFFQRYHLARHSLTHTGVKPYACSMCDMRFFQRYHLARHTLTHTGVKPYACSMCDMRFFQRYHLARHSLTHTGVKPYACTMCDMRFIQRYQLERHSLTHTGVKPYACTMCDKRFFQRYHLARHSLTHMGVKPYACTMCDMKFFQRYHLARHSLTHTGVKPYACSMCDMRFIQRNHLERHSLTHTGEKPFACDMCDMRFIQRYHLERHKRVHSGEKPYQCERCQQNFSRTDRLLRHRRLCQGRGVAKVENQPCCEPRPYTQEPPPAPQTWSPLHPPPGRLAV, translated from the exons ATGTCACATCTGCCCAGCAGCTCAGTCCGCGACCATATGAAATGG GCGGGGCTGCTTGGCTGCGAGGCTGTCCTCTCCAGCATGGCCCTGATGCAGGCTAGCTCCATGGCCGCTCCGCCCAAAAAAATGATGGCTCCACTTGGCCATGTACCACCGCAGAGAGATGGACCTGACCGTGCTCCCCAGGGCCATATGATCCTACCCTCTGGAATGAGCTGTCCACCCCTGGTTAGGACCAACTTCGGAAAT CTTATCCGGAAGGAAGGTGAATTCCAAGCTCCCCGCCTGCTGGATGAGAAGGAGATGAGGGCCAACGAGGACAtgcagcagaaaaaaaagaacaggaaATCAGTTACGCCCTGCAAAGTGAGAGAACAAGAAGGAAGGGGAGGGAAG GGCACAGGTGGAGATGAGAATGGTCCATCATCCAAAGTGCAGAAAAACTTTATTTGTGATCACTGTTACGGAGCATTTAGGAGTGGATACCACCTGAAGAGACATATCCTCATTCATACAG GGGAGAAGCCGTATGCTTGTGCCGTATGTGACATGAGGTTTATTCAGCGTTACCACCTGGAGAGACACAGCCTGATTCACACGG gagtgaaGCCGTACGCTTGTTCCATGTGTGACATGAGGTTTTTCCAGCGTTACCacctggagagacacagacTCACTCATACGG GGGTGAAGCCGTACGCTTGCTCCATGTGTGACATGAGGTTCTTCCAACGTTACCATCTGGCAAGACACAGCCTCACTCATACTG GGGTGAAGCCATACGCTTGCTCCATGTGTGACATGAGATTTTTCCAACGCTACCACTTGGCAAGACACAGCCTCACTCACACGG gggtGAAGCCATATGCTTGCTCCATGTGTGACATGAGATTTTTCCAGAGATACCACCTGGCAAGACACACTCTCACCCATACGG GGGTGAAGCCGTACGCTTGCTCCATGTGTGACATGAGGTTCTTCCAGCGTTACCATTTGGCAAGACACAGCCTCACTCATACTG GAGTGAAGCCGTATGCTTGTACCATGTGTGACATGAGGTTTATACAACGTTACCAACTGGAAAGACACAGTCTTACTCATACGG gggtgAAGCCGTACGCTTGCACCATGTGTGACAAGAGGTTTTTTCAGCGCTACCACCTGGCGAGACACAGCCTCACTCATATGG GTGTGAAACCTTATGCTTGCACCATGTGTGACATGAAGTTTTTTCAGCGTTACCACCTGGCGAGACACAGCCTCACTCATACGG gggTGAAGCCGTATGCTTGTTCCATGTGTGACATGAGGTTTATTCAGCGTAACCACCTGGAGAGACACAGCCTCACTCATACGG GAGAGAAGCCATTTGCTTGTGACATGTGTGATATGAGGTTTATCCAGCGCTACCACCTTGAGAGACACAAGCGTGTCCATAGTGGGGAGAAGCCTTACCAGTGTGAGCGGTGCCAGCAG aaCTTTTCACGGACAGACCGGCTTTTGCGGCATCGGCGGTTGTGCCAGGGTCGCGGCGTAGCCAAAGTAGAGAATCAGCCATGCTGCGAACCACGCCCATACACCCAAGAACCCCCGCCCGCACCCCAAACCTGGAGTCCCCTGCACCCCCCTCCGGGCCGACTGGCGGTCTGA